A single window of Sphaerodactylus townsendi isolate TG3544 linkage group LG03, MPM_Stown_v2.3, whole genome shotgun sequence DNA harbors:
- the ORMDL2 gene encoding ORM1-like protein 2, whose product MNVGVAHSEVNPNTRVMNSRGIWLAYGISVATLHIILLSIPFFSVPVVWTLTNVIHNLAMYWLLHTVKGTPFETPDQGKDRLLTHWEQIDYGTQWTSSRKFLSISPIVLYILTSFYTKYDPGHFIINTASLLSVLLPKLPQFHGVRIFGINKY is encoded by the exons ATGAACGTTGGAGTTGCCCACAGTGAGGTGAATCCCAACACACGAGTTATGAACAGCCGAGGCATCTGGCTGGCCTATGGCATCTCTGTGGCCACTCTTCACATCATCCTTCTCAGCATCCCCTTCTTTAGCGTCCCTGTGGTCTGGACCCTAACCAATGTCATCCACAACCTG GCAATGTATTGGCTCCTGCATACTGTGAAAGGAACCCCCTTTGAAACTCCAGACCAGGGCAAGGATCGTCTCCTCACACACTGGGAGCAGATCGATTATGGTACACAGTGGACCTCTTCTCGCAAGTTCCTAAGCATCTCCCCAATAGTCCT cTACATCCTGACCAGCTTCTACACCAAATACGACCCCGGGCACTTCATAATCAACACTGCCTCTTTGTTGAGCGTTCTCCTGCCAAAGCTTCCCCAGTTTCATGGCGTCCGCATCTTTGGTATCAACAAGTACTGA